The Rhodothermaceae bacterium genome window below encodes:
- a CDS encoding Na+:solute symporter, which yields MTVTFTFLDWLWVGLFLLLMVGSGILFYRLGKRSESDFFLAGRGLPWWLPASSVYATHTATDTPMWITGVIYKNGMAGIWYTFFCGWAAISAFVSTRIFRRSLAYTQAEWNVVRFTGLGSELLRGWMAGWQFFMNMFVLGWVGIAMGRVCEYLFAWPTWIGLIVFSLVCAIYVLASGYWGVVMADFQQGIIAFLVIIIVSVWGIHVAGGPNGILEKLEVLGELDRINPFAFTGWWSGDFPIAWFITMMLIAFLGGFGMGTTIDWYVEAQRIQSAKTVRDASYSIWWGTILGLVRNSVWAVAILAFFVLFPGITEQSEYEMGWFRLGFDYLPAGMLGFFFAAILAIHLSTISSHLNLGALYATRDLYQHYVNPKASEQRLVQVGRISTGILLLGSFFYGLIMEDITSWLIFALWIMAAGIWLPNILQVVWWRFNAWGYLSSWIANLGFSWLVVWILPELNLIPHLLDYQQFWILMILGAMVYFPVTLLTKSEPMDHLVHYYVMSRPIGWWAPVREEAIRRGLIMTNGETAPGAEEASRPADSYPDSS from the coding sequence ATGACCGTCACTTTTACGTTTCTGGACTGGCTCTGGGTCGGGCTGTTTCTGCTCTTGATGGTCGGCAGTGGCATCCTGTTCTATCGATTAGGCAAGCGCTCAGAGTCTGATTTTTTTCTGGCTGGACGGGGCCTACCCTGGTGGCTACCGGCCAGTAGCGTATATGCGACGCACACTGCTACAGATACACCCATGTGGATCACGGGAGTGATCTACAAGAATGGGATGGCAGGCATCTGGTATACGTTTTTTTGCGGCTGGGCTGCCATCAGCGCATTTGTATCGACTCGAATATTCCGCCGCTCGCTGGCCTATACGCAGGCAGAATGGAATGTGGTACGATTCACAGGCCTCGGCAGTGAACTCCTGCGCGGCTGGATGGCCGGATGGCAGTTTTTTATGAATATGTTCGTCCTGGGCTGGGTTGGAATTGCCATGGGGCGTGTATGCGAATACCTGTTTGCATGGCCGACCTGGATTGGGCTGATCGTATTCTCACTGGTTTGTGCCATCTACGTTCTGGCATCTGGATATTGGGGAGTCGTCATGGCGGACTTCCAACAAGGGATCATTGCATTCCTGGTCATCATTATCGTCTCTGTATGGGGAATCCATGTCGCAGGCGGCCCAAATGGTATTCTCGAGAAGCTGGAAGTCCTTGGAGAATTAGACCGTATCAATCCGTTTGCTTTTACAGGGTGGTGGTCTGGAGATTTCCCGATTGCCTGGTTTATTACCATGATGCTTATCGCTTTCCTGGGCGGCTTTGGCATGGGAACAACCATAGACTGGTATGTGGAAGCACAACGCATTCAATCCGCGAAAACCGTGCGGGACGCAAGCTACAGTATATGGTGGGGCACCATCCTCGGCCTGGTCCGAAATTCCGTATGGGCGGTTGCCATTCTGGCCTTTTTCGTCCTCTTTCCAGGAATCACAGAACAGAGCGAATATGAGATGGGCTGGTTCCGCCTCGGATTTGACTACCTGCCCGCAGGGATGCTCGGATTCTTCTTTGCAGCCATCCTGGCAATCCACCTATCTACAATCTCATCGCACCTCAACCTTGGTGCTCTCTATGCTACACGTGATCTCTATCAACATTACGTCAATCCCAAAGCAAGCGAACAACGTCTCGTCCAGGTAGGCAGAATATCCACTGGAATCCTGCTGCTCGGATCTTTCTTCTATGGTCTGATCATGGAGGACATCACCTCCTGGCTCATTTTTGCACTATGGATCATGGCGGCTGGGATCTGGCTGCCAAACATTCTGCAGGTCGTATGGTGGCGCTTTAATGCCTGGGGATACCTGTCATCCTGGATCGCGAATCTGGGATTCAGTTGGCTGGTTGTATGGATATTACCGGAATTGAACCTGATCCCACATCTATTGGATTATCAGCAGTTCTGGATTCTGATGATTCTCGGTGCAATGGTATATTTTCCGGTGACCCTTCTTACAAAGTCCGAACCCATGGATCACCTCGTCCATTACTACGTGATGTCGCGTCCCATTGGTTGGTGGGCGCCCGTGCGAGAGGAGGCGATACGCCGCGGCCTGATTATGACCAACGGTGAAA
- a CDS encoding N-acylglucosamine 2-epimerase, with protein MTKQEREDLRLSYEQELFERVLPFWEKHSPDPVYGGHFNNLDRDGSIYDTTKHIWLQARQVWMFSKLYRLVEARQSWLSNAESGMNFLINHALRPDGRVYFSLARDGRPIYQQRKIFTECFYAMALSEYGRAIDHTAYIKEAALMVEQVWDWAYDWSKVGRPALSGAKPAQMLAVPMMLLNLIDEVMVDADCSSEIDDCFKRIRLHVHDRQIFEFVAPDGSRLDGPEGRLMNPGHVIEAGWFLQHIATKVQESSMIELSRNMIQNAQAFGWDEQYGGLYYFVDAGGFSPVQLEWSMKLWWPHSEALYAHLLNYAHTGDPSDLASFRKIDDYISDHFIDSKYGEWYGYCDRKGQVTHRFKGGPYKGCFHVPRTLWLCWQLLQQWPTNSD; from the coding sequence ATGACTAAGCAAGAAAGAGAGGACCTACGGCTATCCTACGAACAGGAACTGTTTGAGCGCGTGCTTCCGTTTTGGGAGAAGCATTCCCCTGATCCAGTCTACGGAGGGCACTTCAATAACCTGGATCGGGACGGCAGTATCTACGATACTACGAAGCATATCTGGTTGCAGGCACGGCAAGTCTGGATGTTCAGTAAGTTGTACCGCCTCGTCGAAGCACGTCAATCCTGGCTGTCCAACGCTGAAAGTGGCATGAACTTTTTGATCAACCATGCCCTGCGACCAGATGGACGGGTATATTTTTCGCTCGCCCGTGACGGTCGACCCATTTATCAACAGCGCAAAATATTTACAGAATGCTTCTACGCGATGGCTTTGTCAGAGTATGGTCGTGCGATTGACCATACCGCATACATCAAAGAAGCGGCGCTCATGGTGGAGCAGGTTTGGGATTGGGCCTACGACTGGTCCAAGGTTGGCCGCCCTGCCCTTTCAGGTGCAAAACCCGCCCAAATGCTTGCAGTACCTATGATGCTGCTCAACCTGATTGATGAAGTCATGGTTGATGCGGACTGTTCCTCCGAAATCGATGACTGCTTCAAACGCATCCGACTGCATGTGCATGATCGTCAAATATTCGAATTTGTAGCTCCAGATGGCAGCCGCCTGGACGGCCCCGAAGGGCGCCTGATGAATCCCGGACATGTGATTGAGGCAGGGTGGTTTCTCCAACACATCGCCACGAAGGTTCAAGAATCAAGTATGATTGAACTCTCCCGAAATATGATCCAGAATGCCCAGGCTTTTGGATGGGATGAGCAGTACGGAGGACTCTACTACTTTGTGGATGCAGGAGGATTCAGTCCGGTTCAGCTGGAATGGTCTATGAAACTCTGGTGGCCGCATTCCGAAGCCCTCTACGCACACCTGCTCAATTATGCGCATACGGGCGATCCCAGTGATCTCGCGTCCTTTCGGAAGATTGACGACTACATCTCCGATCACTTTATCGATTCGAAATATGGTGAATGGTATGGGTACTGTGATCGGAAAGGCCAAGTTACTCACCGCTTTAAGGGGGGACCGTATAAAGGCTGCTTCCATGTGCCACGCACACTATGGCTTTGTTGGCAACTCCTCCAGCAATGGCCGACGAACTCGGATTAA
- a CDS encoding sugar phosphate isomerase/epimerase has protein sequence MTNRRKFLQTAAIAATGLTAVPVTASNSVRPRRPNPIGVSTYSFWRFSGPKEDYPIETCIDQAAAMGFDGIELLHIQMASEEPDYLQGLKRRAFVNGLDLMGFSTHQGFVSPDADERQHNINETIRQIEICYELGIPTMRLNTGRWGTSESFTALMNNRGIEPALEGYTDEDAFGWVIDAIERLIPKARQCGVLLGLENHWGLGRTPEGVLRIVEAVDSQWLKVTLDTGNFLEDPYDKLEMLAPHTVLMQAKTYYGGGTWYTLDLDYQRIAEIMRQHNYAGYVSLEFEGKESEQTAIPKSLELLRNAFS, from the coding sequence ATGACGAACCGGCGCAAATTTTTACAAACTGCGGCAATCGCCGCGACAGGACTGACTGCGGTTCCCGTAACGGCCTCCAATTCTGTTAGACCCAGGCGGCCAAATCCAATCGGGGTATCTACGTACTCGTTTTGGCGATTTAGTGGTCCGAAGGAGGACTATCCAATTGAGACATGCATTGATCAGGCAGCGGCCATGGGGTTTGACGGGATAGAGTTGCTTCACATTCAGATGGCCTCTGAGGAGCCAGATTATTTACAGGGATTGAAGCGCCGAGCTTTTGTCAATGGTCTGGACCTGATGGGATTTTCCACGCACCAGGGCTTTGTGTCTCCAGATGCAGACGAGCGTCAGCATAACATTAACGAAACGATTCGGCAGATTGAGATCTGCTATGAGCTTGGAATCCCGACTATGCGCCTCAATACCGGCAGGTGGGGGACATCAGAATCCTTTACTGCACTGATGAATAATCGTGGAATTGAACCAGCGTTGGAAGGGTATACCGATGAAGATGCATTTGGCTGGGTCATTGATGCCATCGAGCGATTGATTCCAAAAGCCCGACAGTGCGGAGTGCTCCTTGGGTTGGAAAATCACTGGGGCCTCGGGCGCACCCCCGAAGGAGTTCTCAGGATCGTTGAAGCGGTCGACTCTCAGTGGTTGAAAGTCACGCTGGATACGGGGAATTTCTTGGAAGACCCGTATGATAAACTGGAGATGCTGGCACCACATACCGTTTTGATGCAAGCCAAGACGTATTACGGTGGCGGAACGTGGTATACATTGGACTTGGACTATCAGCGCATTGCGGAAATCATGCGTCAGCACAATTATGCCGGGTATGTCTCGTTGGAATTTGAAGGGAAGGAGAGTGAGCAAACTGCAATTCCCAAGAGTTTGGAGCTTCTCCGAAACGCATTCAGCTGA
- a CDS encoding cold-shock protein, translating to MQDREQGTVKWFNAEKGYGFIQRDSGEKDVFVHYSEVNKDGYKSLDEGQRVEFDVTQGDKGFQAQNVNPI from the coding sequence ATGCAAGATCGAGAACAAGGCACTGTGAAATGGTTCAATGCTGAAAAGGGCTACGGCTTTATTCAGCGAGATAGTGGTGAAAAAGATGTATTCGTTCACTACTCGGAAGTCAACAAGGACGGCTATAAGTCCTTGGATGAAGGCCAGCGGGTAGAATTTGATGTGACCCAAGGAGACAAGGGTTTCCAGGCACAAAATGTGAATCCTATCTAG
- a CDS encoding DUF4249 family protein, giving the protein MSRIHSLYTGAILLILATALSSCDQSIDPIIGEDRPFTIWGYLDAHAKIQRVRVFPIRDQLLVDPDHAGPIDATVTSNNLTTGEVYTWVHIEDACCGMPRDSLGGYLFEAEFRAEYENRYRLSVRRSDGAESSAEVTIPPPVEVELTDERNRVIVPVHIHGKPPNLVDVAVTYDAITLPPANPWPPGSTTPPAVRLPVEIPYSGKEEPLDDGWRYEINLREDFDIVQEQFEINCLSRDHIALRRIYFRFLAADEQWAPPNDSFDPDLLIEPGTFSNVENGYGFFGGGYTVTTAWIPTEVILRNIGYRTAGPCPLSPQNIPECQLPPEPCLEQGS; this is encoded by the coding sequence ATGTCCCGCATTCATTCCCTTTACACCGGTGCAATCCTGCTCATTTTAGCAACTGCCTTGAGCAGCTGTGATCAGTCAATCGATCCCATTATTGGTGAAGACCGCCCGTTCACCATTTGGGGCTATCTGGATGCCCATGCGAAAATCCAGCGAGTGCGAGTATTTCCGATCAGAGACCAACTGTTAGTTGATCCGGATCACGCTGGACCAATTGATGCAACGGTGACCTCTAACAATCTGACCACAGGAGAGGTATATACTTGGGTCCATATTGAGGACGCCTGCTGCGGTATGCCCAGAGACAGTCTTGGGGGATATCTATTCGAAGCTGAATTCAGAGCCGAATATGAAAATCGTTACCGTCTCTCTGTTCGGCGCTCCGATGGAGCAGAATCCAGCGCAGAAGTGACAATCCCACCCCCCGTTGAGGTGGAGCTTACCGACGAACGCAATCGCGTGATCGTTCCCGTTCACATTCATGGAAAACCTCCCAACCTGGTGGATGTAGCGGTGACCTACGATGCGATTACTTTACCCCCTGCAAATCCATGGCCACCCGGATCAACCACCCCGCCTGCCGTGCGCTTACCCGTGGAGATACCGTATTCAGGGAAGGAGGAGCCTCTTGATGATGGATGGCGATATGAGATCAATCTGCGTGAAGATTTTGACATTGTCCAGGAGCAGTTTGAGATCAATTGCCTCTCTCGTGACCACATTGCGCTCCGCCGAATTTATTTCCGGTTCTTGGCGGCTGATGAGCAGTGGGCTCCTCCTAATGATTCTTTTGATCCGGATCTTTTGATCGAGCCTGGCACGTTTTCCAATGTAGAGAACGGATATGGGTTCTTTGGAGGAGGCTATACGGTCACAACTGCCTGGATCCCGACGGAGGTGATCCTGCGCAATATTGGTTATCGTACTGCAGGTCCATGTCCACTCAGTCCGCAAAACATCCCCGAGTGCCAGTTACCTCCCGAGCCCTGCTTGGAACAAGGCAGTTGA
- a CDS encoding TonB-dependent receptor encodes MNILLRYRVFLWSAFFLFCVPQVSAQTASVRGFVTDASDGQALQGVNIALRDATGNLRGGSTDDDGFFIVVRLQPGRWFLQASFIGYETFADTLDLTEDRTERLSISLRPGVELDAVVVEGEREGGAMVAAGVQTVRPADVDLVPTPDVSGDLVSYLSAMPGVVSIGDRGGQVFIRGGEPSHNLALLDGMYIYQPFHILGFYSAFSSDILRNADIHAGAFSSKYSGRMSSVIDVHTRNGNLQESRRTFSFAPFVSMGILEGPVKRGRMSYLLSGRASTIERVASGYINQPVPYTFGDFFGKVHWTISDSHQASVSAIHTYDRGTLDTANENSDEIRWNNTAYGARWLVVPPNLPMLGEVLFSVSILNMERGPKDEPDRSSAIEGFNLTVNLTNYGQRTNVDWGFYLRAPRLDASLDGLFQNLDFTSDRILSTGAYFEPEISFTPNLKGRLGLIAEFLGDQGFHFEPRIRVLYELGPHQFSIAGGFYRQEMVGLNDRRDATNVFTAWTGSPTGSLPNSIHGLIGYSTSLRPGVNVSAELFYKNFSSLFVSEWTAFPRFTTRLQEASGRAMGIDLRMELRKTNFYGFVNYGLSSVEYNAMQETLPVWFGSNEVRYRPPHDRRHQINALLSFTWKKFDFSARWNFGSGLPYSQIRGFDGFILMDGPVDVAGDLGAARVIYDRPYEGLLPSYHRLDLSIDRVFQYRDDSFVTAQVGVINVYNKSNLFSLDVFTAERNNQLPIIPTAGIKFEF; translated from the coding sequence ATGAATATACTACTGCGCTACAGGGTATTCTTATGGAGTGCCTTCTTCCTCTTTTGCGTCCCACAGGTAAGCGCACAAACTGCTTCTGTTCGTGGATTTGTGACGGATGCATCTGATGGACAGGCACTTCAGGGTGTGAATATTGCACTTCGAGATGCTACGGGAAATCTACGGGGAGGCAGCACAGACGATGATGGATTCTTCATTGTCGTCCGATTACAACCAGGGCGCTGGTTCCTGCAAGCGTCCTTCATTGGGTACGAAACATTTGCGGATACACTTGACCTGACTGAAGACCGGACTGAACGACTTTCCATTTCACTCCGCCCAGGGGTTGAACTGGATGCAGTAGTCGTGGAAGGGGAGCGCGAAGGAGGTGCAATGGTGGCGGCCGGTGTGCAAACTGTCCGGCCAGCCGACGTTGATCTGGTCCCCACTCCAGATGTCTCCGGGGACCTTGTTTCCTATCTCTCCGCAATGCCGGGAGTCGTTTCTATTGGAGACCGAGGAGGTCAAGTATTTATCCGTGGAGGAGAGCCATCCCATAACCTCGCCCTCCTGGATGGCATGTATATCTATCAGCCCTTCCACATACTTGGATTTTATTCAGCCTTTTCGTCTGACATCCTCCGCAATGCGGATATTCACGCTGGAGCATTTAGTAGTAAGTATTCCGGGCGCATGTCATCCGTCATCGACGTACATACGCGTAACGGCAACCTACAGGAATCACGCAGAACCTTTTCCTTTGCTCCCTTTGTCAGCATGGGGATTCTGGAGGGACCCGTCAAGCGTGGACGTATGTCCTATTTGCTTTCCGGTCGAGCCTCAACCATCGAGCGGGTTGCATCGGGTTACATCAATCAACCAGTCCCGTACACCTTCGGAGATTTCTTCGGGAAAGTCCACTGGACCATCAGTGACAGCCACCAAGCTTCTGTCAGCGCCATTCATACATATGACCGTGGTACACTTGATACCGCGAACGAGAACAGTGATGAAATCCGCTGGAACAACACGGCATACGGTGCCCGCTGGCTGGTGGTACCTCCTAACCTGCCAATGTTAGGGGAAGTCCTCTTTTCGGTATCTATCCTGAACATGGAGCGGGGACCCAAGGATGAACCGGATCGCTCCAGTGCCATTGAGGGATTTAACCTCACCGTCAACCTGACCAATTACGGCCAGCGTACGAATGTAGACTGGGGATTCTATCTGCGTGCCCCAAGACTGGACGCGAGTCTAGATGGGTTATTTCAGAATCTGGATTTCACCAGTGACAGAATTCTATCAACCGGTGCCTACTTTGAACCGGAAATCAGTTTTACGCCAAACCTGAAGGGGCGTCTGGGATTAATTGCAGAATTTCTGGGGGATCAAGGATTCCATTTTGAGCCACGCATACGCGTCCTTTATGAGCTGGGCCCCCATCAGTTCAGCATCGCGGGCGGATTCTATCGTCAGGAAATGGTCGGACTGAATGATCGCCGGGATGCAACGAATGTGTTTACAGCATGGACCGGGTCTCCAACGGGGAGTCTTCCGAACTCTATCCATGGCCTGATTGGATACAGCACATCACTGCGCCCGGGAGTCAATGTATCTGCAGAGTTATTCTACAAGAATTTCTCTAGTCTTTTCGTCTCCGAATGGACGGCATTTCCCCGGTTTACTACGCGCCTGCAGGAGGCTTCTGGGCGTGCAATGGGCATCGACTTGAGGATGGAGTTGCGAAAGACGAATTTCTACGGCTTTGTCAATTATGGTCTTTCTTCTGTTGAATACAACGCGATGCAAGAGACACTTCCTGTCTGGTTTGGCTCAAATGAGGTTCGGTACCGGCCACCACACGACCGCCGACATCAAATCAATGCACTTCTGAGCTTCACCTGGAAAAAGTTTGATTTCAGTGCCCGTTGGAATTTCGGCAGCGGGCTGCCGTACAGCCAGATTCGCGGATTTGACGGCTTTATTCTCATGGACGGACCTGTAGACGTAGCTGGTGATCTTGGTGCGGCTAGGGTTATTTACGATCGCCCCTACGAAGGCCTATTGCCAAGTTATCACCGTCTGGATCTATCCATTGATCGCGTATTCCAGTATCGTGATGATTCGTTCGTCACAGCCCAGGTCGGGGTGATCAACGTATACAACAAGAGTAACCTATTTTCGCTTGACGTCTTTACCGCCGAGCGAAATAACCAGTTACCCATCATTCCAACCGCTGGCATAAAGTTTGAATTTTGA
- a CDS encoding DUF59 domain-containing protein, whose protein sequence is MNCEIINNSKTTGLADEIIASIRQVYDPEIPVNVYDLGLIYKVRLDEDDRAFVTMTLTTPNCPVADSLPSQVESVVMLTEGVTDAHVELTFDPPFTIDMMSDEAKLELGFL, encoded by the coding sequence ATGAACTGCGAAATCATAAACAATTCTAAAACTACCGGGCTGGCTGACGAGATTATTGCCTCGATCCGGCAGGTCTACGATCCTGAAATCCCGGTTAATGTATATGACCTGGGACTCATCTACAAGGTTCGGCTTGATGAGGATGACCGTGCATTTGTCACCATGACATTAACAACCCCAAATTGTCCAGTGGCAGACAGTCTCCCCAGCCAAGTTGAATCTGTAGTCATGCTCACAGAAGGCGTGACGGATGCACATGTGGAACTTACATTTGACCCTCCTTTCACGATTGACATGATGAGCGATGAGGCAAAACTTGAACTCGGCTTCCTGTAG
- the sufS gene encoding SufS family cysteine desulfurase: MVDLALRDDALRANFPALHQRVHGKPLVYLDSAASSLKPQCVVDCLAHYYAHEHSNVHRGVHYLSQRATDRYEAARKSVAWFIGAESEKNIVFTRGTTEAINLVASTYGRKYIRPGDEILTTVMEHHSNLVPWQLLAKERDAQLRVLDVSLAGTISVDAFVRHMNSRTRLIALGHVSNSLGTLNPVEDIVAEAHKRDIIVLLDGAQGLPHLPLNMQALDCDFYCASSHKAYGPTGVGFLYGKEELLEDLPPWHGGGDMIEEVHRTSSTWAEVPHKFEAGTPNIAGVIGMAAAIDYLEGIGMDVLRKKEEALIDYTQAELQTVPGLAIVGTASQKVGAVSFLLEGHHPYDVGHALDQAGIAVRTGHHCTMPLMKYFGISGTVRASLGAYNTKEDIDILVARLNEIVAGHSRKTLASSTADQIDSPSSTEESIEARKAALLEDLELFEDVDDRREYVIELGENLKAIDNSLKTEANRIHGCLAMVWLHSTVRDGRIYFEADSDALITRGMIALLVRLMDGQAPQTILQTDLFALVNDIGLPSLITARRKNGLNRMIERIQKEAFLAKAL; the protein is encoded by the coding sequence ATGGTAGATCTTGCTTTGAGAGATGATGCCCTCAGGGCTAATTTTCCCGCACTGCATCAGCGTGTGCATGGCAAGCCGCTTGTGTATCTGGACAGCGCCGCCTCTTCACTGAAACCTCAATGCGTTGTCGACTGTCTGGCACATTACTATGCACATGAACACAGTAATGTGCACCGTGGTGTCCACTACTTAAGCCAGCGTGCAACGGATCGATACGAGGCTGCCCGAAAGAGCGTGGCATGGTTTATAGGGGCAGAAAGCGAAAAAAATATTGTCTTCACACGGGGTACAACCGAAGCAATCAATCTGGTTGCCTCTACGTACGGTCGAAAGTATATCCGACCTGGTGATGAGATTCTGACGACGGTCATGGAGCACCATTCCAATCTCGTCCCTTGGCAATTACTCGCAAAAGAACGCGATGCACAGTTGCGTGTTTTGGACGTGTCCTTAGCTGGCACGATCAGCGTCGATGCGTTTGTGAGACATATGAACAGTAGAACGCGCCTCATTGCTCTGGGCCACGTTTCCAACAGCCTGGGGACCCTCAATCCGGTGGAAGACATCGTTGCGGAAGCACACAAGAGAGATATCATCGTTCTCCTGGATGGAGCGCAAGGATTGCCGCACCTACCTCTGAACATGCAGGCATTGGATTGTGATTTTTACTGCGCAAGCAGTCATAAAGCCTATGGCCCCACTGGCGTGGGTTTCCTCTATGGAAAAGAAGAACTATTAGAGGATTTACCTCCGTGGCACGGAGGCGGGGATATGATTGAAGAAGTACATCGCACATCTTCAACATGGGCGGAGGTTCCACATAAGTTTGAGGCAGGTACTCCGAATATCGCAGGGGTGATTGGCATGGCAGCAGCGATTGATTATTTGGAGGGGATTGGTATGGATGTACTCCGGAAAAAAGAAGAAGCCCTCATTGACTACACGCAGGCAGAGCTCCAGACTGTACCTGGCCTGGCGATTGTGGGTACTGCCTCCCAAAAGGTAGGCGCCGTAAGCTTCTTGCTTGAAGGACATCATCCATATGATGTCGGCCATGCACTGGATCAAGCCGGCATTGCGGTGCGAACGGGACATCACTGCACAATGCCACTGATGAAGTACTTTGGCATCTCGGGTACCGTTCGTGCTTCTCTCGGAGCTTACAATACAAAAGAAGATATTGATATTCTTGTCGCAAGACTCAACGAGATTGTCGCAGGGCACTCCCGAAAGACACTTGCATCTTCAACTGCTGATCAAATAGACTCCCCCTCATCTACCGAAGAATCTATTGAAGCTCGCAAAGCAGCCTTGCTGGAGGACCTGGAGCTTTTTGAAGACGTGGATGATCGACGAGAATATGTGATTGAACTTGGCGAAAACCTGAAAGCTATCGACAACTCACTCAAGACCGAGGCCAACCGGATTCACGGATGTCTGGCAATGGTCTGGCTGCACAGTACAGTACGTGATGGTCGAATCTATTTTGAGGCAGACAGTGACGCACTGATCACTCGTGGAATGATTGCACTTTTAGTCCGTCTAATGGACGGCCAAGCGCCGCAAACCATCCTGCAGACCGACCTGTTTGCCCTAGTAAATGATATAGGCCTCCCCAGTCTTATCACTGCACGCCGGAAAAATGGGTTGAACCGAATGATCGAGCGTATTCAAAAAGAAGCATTTCTTGCCAAGGCCCTATGA
- the sufD gene encoding Fe-S cluster assembly protein SufD — protein MPELIDHRVEDRFLAVYKRYQSLNGTADPLSDLSEKAIECFAQTGFPERKNESWKYTNVTPIISRAYQIAEADQAPAKGLDVLDTPHVAVFVNGRLAPEQSRLDQVPAGVSIESLSTAAEKDIVQAYLGSHADYAEDPFVALNTAFIKDGAVITALPGIKLDHPIHILHVVTCNEPTLVQPRTFIHAADGASIQVLQSTEFAGSASLLMNAVTEIHVGKEAHVDYLDLQVGTPAVSRITNLSVYQETQSRFYSGTFTFGGELTRNNLSILPNAEHCESLLQGLFMARGRSHVDNNTLVDHAKPNCYSSEYYKGILDDHAIGVFNGKVLVREDAQLTNAYQTNRSILLSDTARMYSKPALEIYADDVKCSHGATTGQLDKDGLFYLRSRGICEEEARRLMLMSFAGDIIEKAPVSAMHETLYNHVERMLR, from the coding sequence ATGCCCGAATTGATAGATCATCGTGTAGAAGATCGTTTCCTGGCGGTCTATAAGCGCTACCAATCCCTGAATGGTACGGCAGATCCGCTTTCTGACCTCTCAGAAAAGGCAATTGAGTGCTTTGCACAGACTGGCTTTCCTGAACGAAAGAATGAATCCTGGAAGTACACGAATGTGACACCGATCATCAGTCGAGCCTATCAAATTGCGGAAGCGGACCAGGCTCCGGCTAAGGGACTTGATGTATTGGACACGCCGCATGTGGCAGTATTCGTGAACGGCCGCCTCGCACCCGAGCAGTCCCGGCTTGATCAAGTTCCTGCAGGAGTTTCTATCGAAAGCCTCTCTACGGCCGCGGAAAAAGATATCGTTCAAGCATACTTGGGGAGTCATGCAGACTATGCTGAAGATCCTTTTGTGGCCTTGAATACGGCATTCATCAAAGATGGAGCTGTCATCACCGCTCTTCCCGGCATCAAACTTGATCACCCAATTCATATTCTTCACGTTGTTACATGCAACGAACCCACCCTGGTGCAACCGCGAACCTTCATTCATGCGGCTGATGGTGCCTCCATACAGGTTTTGCAATCGACTGAATTTGCGGGCTCAGCTTCTCTGCTGATGAATGCGGTCACGGAGATTCATGTCGGAAAGGAAGCGCATGTTGACTATCTGGATTTACAAGTGGGAACCCCCGCGGTCAGTCGTATTACTAACCTGAGCGTATACCAGGAAACTCAGAGCAGATTTTATAGTGGTACATTTACGTTCGGGGGCGAGTTGACCCGAAATAATCTGTCAATCCTCCCCAATGCGGAACACTGTGAGAGTCTGCTTCAAGGACTGTTCATGGCACGTGGACGCTCTCATGTTGATAATAACACACTCGTTGACCACGCGAAACCAAACTGTTACAGCTCCGAGTACTACAAGGGGATTCTGGACGATCACGCAATCGGCGTATTCAACGGCAAGGTTCTCGTGCGTGAGGATGCACAGTTGACCAATGCCTACCAGACAAATCGGAGTATTTTACTCTCAGATACTGCACGGATGTATTCTAAGCCGGCTCTGGAGATCTATGCTGACGATGTCAAATGCTCTCATGGAGCAACGACTGGTCAGTTGGATAAAGATGGGCTCTTCTACCTCCGTTCCCGTGGGATCTGCGAGGAAGAAGCTCGTCGACTCATGTTGATGTCATTTGCTGGCGATATTATCGAAAAAGCGCCTGTTTCGGCGATGCATGAAACGCTCTATAACCATGTGGAGCGCATGTTGCGTTAA